The Staphylococcus haemolyticus DNA segment TCCTGCAGGAACTAAAAAAGTTGATGATTTTTTGAGCCATTTTATGCAAAATTTTAGTTTGCATGTAACTGGGCAGTGTCTAAAAAATCGTCACTGGTTTTGCTCAGATTTTTGTTTTTGGAATTAAAATATATTTATTAGGCTCTCATTTGCGTTTTAAGAGCCAATATAAGTTTTTGGGTATAAAACTATATAAATAACTCTAATTTTTTAAAATACCGTCTTAAAATTAAAAATAAAGGTATTCTGATTTGTAATAAATTAGAATATAAAAAAAGAGCCACCATTTAAAATTTAGGCAGCTCTTACTCACTTTTTGGATGATAAAAGTGGAAAAATAATACAAGAAAAAACAGAAAAGATATTTTAATTATAACACGGCATTTATGCCGAGAAAATTTATTGATCGTTGAGAAGAACCCTTAACTAAACTTGCAGACGAATGTCGGCATAGCGTGAGCTATTAAGCCGACCATTCGACAAGTTTTGGGATTGTTAAGGGTTCAGAGGCTCAACGTCAATAAAGCAATTGGAATAAAGCAATATACATTATTTAAGGAAAGTGTTAAAATATAATCAAATATATAAAAATGTCCCCGGGCATAGAAGTGGTAATAAATATTTCATTAGGGCACTTGTTTAAGTGAGAAATATTTATTACCACTATTTTTTTGGAGGTTGAATATGAATATTTTTGTAAAAAATACTAAAGATTTAAAAATAGATGATTTGCTGAATATATTACGAGAAAGAATTAGAGTTTTTGTAATCGAACAAAATTGTGTTTATGAAGAGATTGATAAGAATGATAATAATGCTATTCATGTTGTATTTTATGATCAAGATAAAATTATTGCTTATTCAAGAATTATTGAACATGAAACTTTTTATTCATTTGGACGTGTTTTAGTTGTAAATAAATATAGAAAAAAAGGATTAGGTAAAAAAGTTGTTAGTAGAACTCTTCGAGAAATTAAAAAACTTCAAAATGAAAATTCTATTAAAAAACCTATAAAAATTCAGGCTCAAGCTTATTTAGAAAATTTTTATAAGACTTTTGGTTTTGTAAGTAAATCTGATATTTATCTTGAGGATGATATACCTCATTTGGATATGGAAAAATAAGTTTATAAGACTGAATTGTTTTGTATAGAAACGAGTTAAAAAACGAGTTTCTTCTTATCTTGATACTATAAAAAAAGCAAAGATATAACATAAAATGACTTATCGGAAGTTATCTATTATCCCTTATTCAGAGATGATATAATATACAGGTCGCCTATCTCTCAGGCGTCAATTTAGACGTAGAGAGGAGGTGCATATCAGATGGTCGAAGCTCTTGTTCACATCACGACCACAGTCATCAGTGGTTGTATTGTTGCGTTATTTACGCATTGGCTACGTACACGTAACAATAAGAAAAAATAGGCGATATTGGCCAGCACCTAAAAATCCCCTCACTATTGCGAGTAGTGAGGGGATTGGTGCATATAATGCACGAAGCTCTTGTTGTCTAAATTATAACACTGGTTAGTAGAAGAATGCAAAACTATGTATTCAGACTAATCACATTAAAGTAAATTTCTAAATACTTCGTATTGATCGCTATAAAGAGGATCATTTCTTAAAGAATTTTCGAAATGAATTCCTTTTAACTTTAGTATTTTTAATAAATCATTATTATTTTTAACCTTTTCATAGTTATTGTAATAAGTATCTATTTGTTTTTCATTAATTCCATAAATATATGGGTTATAAGGGAAGACATTTTCATAAAGATTTTCAAATATATCTTTTTCTCTCGATATATAATCAAATTTTTCTGTTTCATAATTATAATATTTTCTAATATTATAATTATCTTTTATAGTGGATTTATTATTCAAAATCTCTATTTTTTTAGTTATTGGCTTGTTTGATAAATCATTACTGTTTAGTGAAGCAGTTACAATTGTTAAATTGCCGAATGCAGTGGTTTCATTGTTACCATTGTCTGGTAACAAATGCTCTATTGTCATTTCTTTTAACATTATGCGTGTGTCTTGTTGGTTATATTGAGCATTAGCTACTAATGTATATTTCACTAATCTATTATTTCTTTTTAAAGAATTATCTTTATTTGAATATTTGAAAGATTGATTGTTAGGCATTAATGTTAAAAATTTACTTTTCTCTATATATTTACTCATTTTAACAAAAAAATCAGTCATTATTATTTTAAATTCAGCGTCAGTAGTGCAATGATAGATAGAATAGGACGTAGAACCAACTATTTTGTCCGTCTGATTACTAGTTTGTTGCATTCCATTAAAAATAAAAAAGAAGTTTCTTATGTTTTTGAATGCTTTTTCTTCTATGGAACTATTAATTATATTTTTTGAGGTTAATAATTTTATAGCTGCTAGTAAAGATCTAATTTGTTGATTTCTTTTAATATTAAAATATTCAATAATAAAATCGGAACTATTTACATCGTTAACTTGCATGTATACTTCTGTAAAGTCATATAAATCATCAAGTAATTTAGATAATTGGTTAATAGGAACTTCTTCCTTAATCAATTTATAAACAGAATTAACATTTTCTGATCGTTTTTTTATATAGCATTTGGCAAAATGATTAATCAAATTATCTATATCCGAAAGTCCTTTTGCCATATTCATTAATCCATTCCATTTATCTTTAGCATAATCAATAAAATCATCTGTTCTTGGTTGTACATATTTCATAATATGATTTTTTAGCAATTCCATTTGTTTGAGTTTTTGACCTCTTGCATTTAAAACTTCGAATATATTATATATTTCTTCTTCTTCACCAGATATAATTTCTACAATATTGATTTCCAATAACTTATTTAAAAAAAGTACTGTATCATCAAAACTTTTATTTTCTATATGCGACATAAAGAATGTAAAAACCTTGTAAAATCTATTGTTTTTAGATAATTCGCTTTTAGAATTATAAGAAATATAGTCTAATAAAGACTGAATGTCTTTATTAGCGTCTGGATTATAGAGTTTTGTTGTCTTTTCATTAGTAGATTTTAGTGTTGTCAAAAATGTTTCTTTAACATATTTAGCACGTTCGGACTCTTTTTCAACTTCTAACGAATTAAAATGTTTCACTATAGCTGCAAATATTATGTATATAGTAGTAATCCTTTGCTGACCATCAATAATTTCATAATATGTAACCCCAGGATCTTTAGAACTTTTTAACTCTTCGTTTACGTCATTTAAAACTATTGTGCCTAAAAAGTGAGACCATGAAGCCCTAGATCCAGTATTCATTGTAAAAGTTATATCAGTTAATAACTCAGACCAATTTGTTTCTTTCCATACATATGACCGTTGATATCTTGGTACCATATATACCACAGATCTTTGGAAAATATCTAAAATACTTCTATTTTCTGTATTAAATCCCACTGTAAATCACCTCTATCTCATTTTACTATATAATGAAATCTTTTATATTTATAATTTCGAATATACTTAAAAATTTATTTTAGGGTACACCCTAATCATACAGATATAGTTATTGAATTTACAGCAACTAAAACGTATGATTAGGGTGTATATTAATTGTGAGGTGGAAATCAATGATTGTTGGCTATGCGAGAGTATCATCAATCGAACAAAATTTAGAAAGACAACTCGAAAATTTAAAGACGTTTGGTGCTGAAAAAATATTTATAGAAAAACAATCTGGGAAATCTATTGAAAATAGACCAATACTTCAAGAAGCACTTAACTTTGTAAGAATGGGGGATCGGTTTATAGTAGAATCTATTGATCGTTTAGGTCGTAATTACGATGAAGTGATTCATACCGTTAATTATTTAAAAGACAAAGAAGTTCAATTGATGATTACTAGCTTACCTATGATGAACGAAGTCATTGGCAATCCATTATTAGATAAATTTATGAAAGACTTAATCATTCAAATATTAGCAATGGTTTCAGAACAAGAACGAAATGAAAGTAAACGTAGACAAGCGCAAGGGATTAAAATTGCGAAAGAAAAAGGTGTGTATAAAGGACGCCCTTTACTATATTCACCTAATGCTAAAAATCCTCACAAGAGAATTGTTTACCATCGTGTTATTGAGCTACTAAATAAAGGAGAATCTATTAGTAAGATAGCCAAAGACGTGGGTATTACACGTCAAACAATTTATAGAATCAAAAGGGAAAGAACAGAACATTAATTTTATAAAACAAAAGCCTTTTATGTATAGTTATTTGAAATTTAGAAATTTTTTGTGCTAAATCTTCCCCTGCTACGCTCTCAAGTGCTAATAGAAAAGGTTTTTCACTCACATCCAACGTTTTAAAATCTACGCTATTTTCTTCTCGAATCGATAACAATACTTTATAGACTATATCTTGTAACAACGTTCATCACCTCTTATTTATCTAGATGACGATACAAAGTTGCCCTACTTATGTTTGTCTGTTCTTTTATCTCATCTAAAGTGTATTTTTTGCTCATATACATTTCAATAGCATCTCTAAGATTTTTATCATCTCGCTTTGGTCTTCCTAAAGTTTTTCCATCTTTTGAATAATTCTCTAATCCTACACGAGTTCTAAATTTAACAATATCACTTTGAAAGTCTGTGATATCATGTAATATCTCTATAAATTCACCTTTGATGTCTTTATAAATGTAACGATTTAAATTAATAACATATAAAGATATATCCTCCTGAGAAAGATAATCTAATATATCTACTAAATGTTTCGTAGAATCTGCAAGAATACATAAATCCGTAACGTATAACATATCTCCAGGAACTAATTTTTCATTTAAAAGAACATCTAATATATTCCTCTTCTTATTATTAGCATGAATTTCTTCAACAATTTCATTTGTATGAGTTTCTATTTTCTTTTTTTGTTCATTTAAATCGTCGTTTATTGTAACGGGTCTAATATAACCGTATTTCATTTAATTGCACCACCCTGTAGCTAAAGTTTAACACAAAGTTTCATTAAGGGGTATACATATGAAACTTTTCTGATATACTTTACAATATAATTAAATAAAAAGGAGAGTAAGTTATGGTTGAAAAATTAAAAAATGAATGGCTTAACCAGCCAGGCAAAAACATACTTGCAGGTATTGTAGTTGCCTTAGCTTTAATCCCTGAAGCTATCGCATTCTCCAT contains these protein-coding regions:
- a CDS encoding GNAT family N-acetyltransferase, whose product is MNIFVKNTKDLKIDDLLNILRERIRVFVIEQNCVYEEIDKNDNNAIHVVFYDQDKIIAYSRIIEHETFYSFGRVLVVNKYRKKGLGKKVVSRTLREIKKLQNENSIKKPIKIQAQAYLENFYKTFGFVSKSDIYLEDDIPHLDMEK
- a CDS encoding type I toxin-antitoxin system Fst family toxin, whose product is MVEALVHITTTVISGCIVALFTHWLRTRNNKKK
- a CDS encoding DUF262 domain-containing protein encodes the protein MGFNTENRSILDIFQRSVVYMVPRYQRSYVWKETNWSELLTDITFTMNTGSRASWSHFLGTIVLNDVNEELKSSKDPGVTYYEIIDGQQRITTIYIIFAAIVKHFNSLEVEKESERAKYVKETFLTTLKSTNEKTTKLYNPDANKDIQSLLDYISYNSKSELSKNNRFYKVFTFFMSHIENKSFDDTVLFLNKLLEINIVEIISGEEEEIYNIFEVLNARGQKLKQMELLKNHIMKYVQPRTDDFIDYAKDKWNGLMNMAKGLSDIDNLINHFAKCYIKKRSENVNSVYKLIKEEVPINQLSKLLDDLYDFTEVYMQVNDVNSSDFIIEYFNIKRNQQIRSLLAAIKLLTSKNIINSSIEEKAFKNIRNFFFIFNGMQQTSNQTDKIVGSTSYSIYHCTTDAEFKIIMTDFFVKMSKYIEKSKFLTLMPNNQSFKYSNKDNSLKRNNRLVKYTLVANAQYNQQDTRIMLKEMTIEHLLPDNGNNETTAFGNLTIVTASLNSNDLSNKPITKKIEILNNKSTIKDNYNIRKYYNYETEKFDYISREKDIFENLYENVFPYNPYIYGINEKQIDTYYNNYEKVKNNNDLLKILKLKGIHFENSLRNDPLYSDQYEVFRNLL
- a CDS encoding recombinase family protein encodes the protein MIVGYARVSSIEQNLERQLENLKTFGAEKIFIEKQSGKSIENRPILQEALNFVRMGDRFIVESIDRLGRNYDEVIHTVNYLKDKEVQLMITSLPMMNEVIGNPLLDKFMKDLIIQILAMVSEQERNESKRRQAQGIKIAKEKGVYKGRPLLYSPNAKNPHKRIVYHRVIELLNKGESISKIAKDVGITRQTIYRIKRERTEH
- a CDS encoding recombinase family protein, whose protein sequence is MKYGYIRPVTINDDLNEQKKKIETHTNEIVEEIHANNKKRNILDVLLNEKLVPGDMLYVTDLCILADSTKHLVDILDYLSQEDISLYVINLNRYIYKDIKGEFIEILHDITDFQSDIVKFRTRVGLENYSKDGKTLGRPKRDDKNLRDAIEMYMSKKYTLDEIKEQTNISRATLYRHLDK